A genomic segment from Dermacentor silvarum isolate Dsil-2018 chromosome 11, BIME_Dsil_1.4, whole genome shotgun sequence encodes:
- the LOC119433553 gene encoding tetratricopeptide repeat protein 33, with protein sequence MKATTFGWKRKASGKVATDLSAAFEGNCADDNADPPDGVDWLSGYKRRRNLLLEDCAQKSRRLRQEGTTLAELDRNWEALKKFDEALQLTPGDVTIHEMRAQVLMLLREDFAAVQEAEQVVKLDPSWWVAHQTLGRAQLQLGEIQMALRSFCSAVHLNPADEELRTEDLLYTLQLLKKKQVAEESAKETPVCFDEDGNVVEVQDTEAMTPELIRCREIR encoded by the exons ATGAAGGCCACCACCTTCGGATGGAAGCGTAAAGCGAGCGGCAAGGTCGCGACTGACCTCTCGGCCGCCTTTGAAGGTAATTGCGCGGACGATAACGCCGATCCTCCGGACGGCGTCGACTGGCTAAGCGGCTACAAGCGCCGCAGGAACCTTCTACTCGAAGACTGCGCGCAGAAGAGCCGGCGCCTCCGACAAGAAGGGACGACGTTGGCAGAACTCGACAG AAACTGGGAAGCGCTTAAGAAGTTCGACGAAGCGCTGCAGCTCACTCCTGGTGATGTCACAATTCACGAAATGAGAGCTCAG GTTCTGATGCTGCTGCGGGAAGACTTTGCGGCAGTCCAGGAGGCGGAGCAGGTTGTCAAGCTCGATCCCTCGTGGTGGGTTGCGCACCAAACCCTTGGACGAGCACAGCTCCAGCTGGGCGAGATTCAAATG GCACTTCGGAGTTTCTGCTCTGCGGTTCACCTTAATCCCGCGGACGAAGAGCTCCGCACAGAAGACCTCCTGTACACGCTGCAGCTTTTGAAAAAGAAGCAGGTCGCAGAAGAAAGCGCAAAGGAGACTCCAGTCTGCTTTGATGAAGATGGCAATGTCGTTGAGGTGCAGGACACCGAAGCTATGACACCAGAACTCATTCGCTGCCGTGAGATAAGGTGA